A stretch of DNA from Malus sylvestris chromosome 9, drMalSylv7.2, whole genome shotgun sequence:
GATGAAGAAAACATTGCATACAACCACAGCAGTACCACATACAACCAAGTTGACAAACTAAAGGATATGGCTGAACCCTTAACTCCTAGTTCCAGCTTATATATAAAGGCCCAAGAGGTAAGAATATGGAAAAGAAGAATGACAAAGGAGGATAAAAGCATTGGAAAAATTGAACTCTGAGACTGGAAATATCGAGTTAAAGGCTTAAGAATTGCACCGCCAAAAAGTGCAGGAATTAGCCAAACTGAGTATATTTGTGCTTCATGTGATATTTGGGGGTTTTGGCCTACTAAGGGTAATAATTTGTCAAAGAAAATCCAGAGGACACATATTGGAGGACAAACCAAGAGAAGAGAGATCATTGCAGTGCAAGTGTAAGTTCCAAGTTTTTGATATTGTCCTGCTCCAAATGCTTGCCCACATAATGTTTCCAGTCCACCTGCCATTCCTGACTGTGATCAACAAATACATGCAAATGGGTTCATTAGTCTCAAATTGGTATTAAAAATGGGCTTGGTCAATATAATTATACAATACTAGAATTAtatcaatcaattttttttttctaattagcaaggtgtTCATGGACTTTGAAATGCATTGCAGTTTCCATTTTAAAgccaagaaaaaggaaagaaagatacttgatgcaaagaaaagaaaaaaaaagaagtggtGGATGTTAGATGATGACAAGGAAGGAGACTTACAAGAAGGCTAAAACCAGTGACATTGGTGAGAGAGATGGCAATCGCAACACTGGAGAGTGCAAGCTGATCAAGATGTCCAGCCATTATCATGGACACCAGTTGCAGCAGATACTGCAGCACTGAGACTGCCACCATTGGAGCAGCTATAAAACCTTCCTTCTTCACCTCACTCAGGAATGTACCCCATGTTACGGCccatgtcttctcttccttcaTCTCCGCCGTCGCTTGATCCATCGTCGCCATCTGCACTCCTCTCGCTTAATTACAAGTACCCTTTTATATGTTCGAGACGAGCTGTTTAATGTGTGAAGTGAGTGTAATTTATAACTAttcatatatacacacatgtgtatgtatgtatttgagTTTCAGAAGAGAAGCACGAATGGCCGGACTATATTCCTCAAGTTGTCTATCAGTTTAATTATGCATAGCGTTAAATGTTGGATGCCGTATTTACCGGCCTACAGAAACAAAGTTGGACTCCTGCATTGATTTAGTTAATAATTAATCAGAGAAGAAAACAAATGCAGTGACAtttgttttatctttttacTTTGTGACAAGCAGCCCGTCAATAGTAACTCAAATGtagaatttttaatttccttATTTCTTAAATGAATTATATTTGACTCCTCAATAATGAGTAGGAACTCCTTACTCTTTGTAGTTAATTTGTAGAATTTTATGCTTATAATTGAAATCGATTCATAGAACCATAATATTATAAATTACTTTgtaaatattatatatgtaaaaagtaaattaaaaataagttCGTTAATCAATTAACTATAATATTTTGAACCGTTTATCTATTTACTCCAGTTGATTGACCAAATAACCTTGATTTTAATTGATTATATGAGGAAATGAGCTTTATAgagtaatttataatataatcTATTGCAATCATAAATATGAAATTCTATTAATCAACCACAAAGAAATTTGATTAGAATTTCCTTGTTTCatctgttatttttattttatataccgTGCAGAAGAATGGTAAATGCGTCTCGTCAAACTATTTTCatgttcattttatttttgctcacccgtttgaaaatgttttttttttaaagcattaCTGCTAAAAAGTGTTAATAGTAAAAGCgcatcaaattttaattaaaatgcaTGCACATGAAGTGATACGAAAGTTTTTCAAGTGCTTATAGCTTTTTTCTGCGAAACAGGATTAAAAGAGGTTTTGGTGATCTGGAAGTGCTTTTCGTTACCAAATTCCTCCTGTTCAAATAGATAGAGAAATACAAAACTTGTAcaatttcaaaataaatgacTGATTTGCAGATGAGGACTGAAACAGGCACAATAAGTATTCATATACCATCACAATCATCAACAAACATAAGCTCCTCCACTTTCCGGCCATTCTTCCAACATTTGTATACCACAATatctaaaataaaaatgaacagttCCTTGGCTTAATGGCATTCATTTGAAAATCTCTTCGACATACGTGCCTAACGAAACTGAGATTAGTGGAATTCGTAAAAATGAGCAACTTTACCGGGAGAAAATGAGCATGCTAAAACGCAGCTAAGGCCTAATTCAGTTCTTATGTTGAAGCCTCCCACTTTCTGCACCAGCATAAGGATCAATAACTACATTTATAACAGCAGGTTTTCGTGCGGAGAATGATTCTGAAATGGCAGACTTGAGTTCTTCAGGTGTCCCAACAAGATATCCTTTGCCTCCAAATGCTTCAATCAGAGTGTGATAACCCGCATTTGGGATGAAGGAAGTAGGAGCAGGGTCATCTTTGTAAGGCCCACTAATTTCATCTGGGCTTCTTCGATCACCACCATATACACCACCATTGTTAAAGACTATCACGACAACAGGTAACTGGTATCGAACCAATGTCTGCAGGAATCAAGAAAAAATATACAGCAATGAACTATTGTTCCTTGTGCAGCcagaaacacacacacacgccaGAACACAGACACACACTAAGATAAAATTTAACAGTGAAGACATATTGACCAAGAAGCATAGATGATATAATGGAAAGTTCAAAGGGAATCTTAATTACAGAAAAGAAACTGAAAAGGATAGTCATGAAAGAGCAATCAAACTTCATAACAAAACAGCTTCGAGCTCTCTAGCCTTAACAAGAGCTGCGTACAGTAATAAGGGCAAATTATGAATAGGACAACAGTTTAGCAATGTGTCCAGGTTAAGCTTCTGAACTaccttttctttccttcttatttttttttaatttttttatttcccaATTATACAGAAGACCACTGGAACCTCTTCAAAGTTTGGACCAAAATGAAGCTACCGACGACATCTCCCACCAGAAAAGATGCCAAAACCTTACTCCAACTATGGGAAAAGATGACCTTACATGGAAAATCCTATGTAGTAAGAAACTTATCGTCGCATGAATTCTCAATACAGCACCGATGTAACTAAATGATGGAACCTTGTTCCCCTTCCACCAAAAGCTAACCTTGCTGAGGCTTTCATTAGctaaaagagagagagacagagagacagtAAGAGGGAAGTGCCCTCAGGAAGCCACTGACCATCATTTATCAGTCTTAGAACAATTAAGACAAATATAGCAAATGtctattatttgtttatatgtCTTGAGGACTGTGTGCTCAAAGGATAAGAAACAACGATAGATATCTACAAAGGAAATCGCAAATAGAAAGGATTTCAAAGGAAAGCCAACATTGGACATGATGTGGAGACCAAAACATTCGAATAAAGCTGTCTTTGTTAAAGATAAGTTTCTAATACAAAGTAAAGCCAACATCAGACATGGTGTGGAGATCAAGGGGATCGCAAACTTTTGGAACAAAAAGTCCTTACTTAAGAAGATAGAGACTAAAAACCTCCAACTTCTAGAACCTTGAATGTGTAGACTGCACGACAGTCACCCTCAAGGCCCAACTGCTCCTACCTCTCCAAGTATAATCCAGCCCAGTTCTTAAACCCCGCCAGCACTTAACCTGCCCATTCCTTAAAGCTCTACCCTAACCTAAGCTGTCCATTTTTCAACCCCACCATCAAATAAGATGCTCACTCCCTACTTAAGCTAATCATATCTAACCATGTGACTGCAAAAAGTAAGATGACGGTTTAAGTTGTCCAACTACCTTTTCTTTCtctaatatgtcctttaaaacAAAAGGTAGAAACCAAAAGGAAAAGGTTAGTACCATGTTTAATATTACTTGTGCTACTACTTTCATGAACCCAATAAACAATACCTAGGTTGATACTCCAGCACACATATCCACTTATTAAAGTATCTCGCTTCCAAATTCTTTTAATTCCTATACCTAACATGGACCACCAAATTTTCTTCCACATCTTTTGAACTAAATGGAAACCGCATCAAAGCCAACAACCAGAAATCAGAGCTCGGATGAACACAAATCAAGGCATTCCAACTCTTTAAACCATTAGTGAGATTTTGACCAACTCAAATCCAAAACAGATTCGCGGGGAGATAAAAAATATCTCGGCAACAATCAGTGTCTGCTATATCATGAAACTAATTATGTAAACAAACAGGGTCTCCTTCCTAAAGGAATCAGTCACAGCTATCAAGCATATCACTAGCAGATAATTTGCCACAATTAATAACCATTAGCACATATTTTGCAATAACAAGCATGAAAGCGATCATACCTCAACTTCCATTGCACTGAACCCAAAACCTGAATCCCCTTCCACTGCAACAACAAGCCGGTCAGGAGAAGCCACCGCAGCCGCAATGCAGTAACCCAAACCAACCCCCATTGTTCCCCAAGTCCCTGCATCCAACCTGGTCCTTGGCTCGGTCTGAACCAACACAGACCGACCCACATCCATGGTGTTAGCCCCCTCAGAAACCAGTATAGGAGCAGGGCTCCCCAACCCTGCAATTGCATCTCTAATAATCTTCATTGGCGTCAAGAAATTAAATGGCACAACTTCCTTAGCCAACTGAGCCTccatttttgaaacattgtCCTTCACCTTACTTGAAATCGCTGCAACCCACGAATGAGACCTCCCCAAACAAAAAGGGTCATCCTTGATCCCCAAATTGATCTTTTCCAACACCAACTTTGCATCTCCAACCAAACCCAAATGCGGTTTTCGCAGCTCAATCTCTTCCTTACTAACATCAACCAAAATGAACTTCACATCCTTAGACCATTTGGGAGGCTCACCAAAGTGCAAAAGCCAGTTAAGCCTGGCGCCGACAACGAGCGCCACATCACATTTCCCGATCGCCAGAGACCTCGCTGCCGTCGCCGCCAGCTCATGAGTATCAGGCAACAGTCCCTTCCCCATTGGAGTGGGCAAAAATGGGATTCCGGTCCTCTCCACTAGTTTCCCCAACTCATTCTCCGCTCGAGCAAATGCAGCTCCTTTCCCAAACACAATCAACGGCCGCTCCGCGTGCCGTAGCAGCGAAACCGCTTCATCAATCTGCGAATTCTGTACTTTCAGAACCTTCTCCGACTCCGACTCTCCGAATTTATCGGCAGCGGTGGCCAATAAGCTCTCAGCCTCCGCCTCAGAAATTGTCTGGTGCAGAACATCCGACGGAAAATCCAAATAGCACCCTCCGGGTCGACCCGAACCGGCTTCAGCGAGAGCCTGAAACACGCAATCCGGGATTTCTTTGATTGATTTAGCTTTGGCGGAGAATTTGGAAAAGGGTTCGACGGCTGCGATCTGATCGAGCTCCTGGAAATCGCCGCGGCCGAAATCTTTCTGGTCGCACGAACCAGAGATCATCACCATGGGCCAAGCATTGGTCATGGCGTTGGAAAGACCGGCGAGCCCGTGGACGCATCCGGGACCCGAGACCGTGAGGAGGACCCCGGGTCGACCAGTTAGATACCCGTAGGCGGAGGCGGCGTAACCCGCGGACTGCTCGTTGTGGAAGGCAATAAACCGGATTCCGAGCGAGACCGCACGGTTCGCGAGCGAGGTAACAGGAATTCCCACGACGCCGAACATGTGGTCGACGCCGAATCGGGCAAGGGCCTTGGCGATCAGCTGGTTGCCATCGAGTGCGGTTGTGGTTGATTCACCCATTGGAGCTGATTGCTGTGCTTCTTCTGGTTTTGGGGGGGGGAATAAGTGAGTGGAGTGGGTACATATAGGCACAGAAGTTGGAGGACGATTATGCCCTGAGAGATTGTTGGGAAATGTGTTATATGGGGGAGGTGGTGGAGAATGAGGAGATGGGTAGATTGAGAAATCAAATTTGATAAGGAATGATGAGTCGCTGAGTCAGCCGCCGTTGCTTTTCTGGTTTGGTGGGCGGTCTGTCAATGCCCCAGTGGAAcaataaacaaatttttttttttaacaactgaTAAGGAAAATGATATGAGCTTGACATCATAGtatgctagtaataatgtggttcaaattcatctttgacaaaaatcgaacctaagaccttgtGAGGAAGAATACCACtataccgtagtactaaatagcAGAAGATAAACAATTTATTAAATAGCTTATTTACTAGTAATATTTTTGCTCATTTTTAGTTACGACCTTTATAATACAATTTTGATAGAAGTGCAGCCATTACAAAAAGTAAAACAATGAAACAAGTCTCAAAAGTGAGCCTGTAACAATGCCTAAGCCGAAAACTCTAGAATTGGAAACGAGAACCAGCCTACTCCGCCAAAATAAACGCATTATCATTGTCAAGTAGCCGTTACCAAGAAGAAGAACCAACGAACccaaaaaatgaaggaaaaaaaatggaggtGGGCGAGCAACCCTCGCTAAAAGCGCTCCTATAATCCTGTCAAGTAGTGCGAATTGCACTTTAGCAACCACCAAAACTCGAAGCACGCCTCCAACTAAAGTCCATGGaggaagaactcgagaagccaAAGCCGAACTTGATGGGCAGTAACTCATGGCAGTTAGAAAAAAGCCATCAAACTCAAATATGCGATAAGAATTGCCAACAATTGAGATAAAGCTTAAAAAAATTGAGACAAATCTCAAGGAAACGAGACAAGCTCATAGCAAAATTACTAGAAATCAAGggccaaatgaaaagaaaaggaagaagatggggtttagggaagaaggagaaaggaaTTAGTAAAGAAAGAGATGGGGTTGCCACTGACCCCAAGCAAGAAGAAAGGTTGGTGGCTAAATGGAGAGTTGGGTTTTGCGGTTCCTGTCATAAGtgattttgaacaaacgatattattcaCGTTAAGGAAATGAGGGAGTAGGCTAAGTCTTttattagtaataatgtggttcatatttgcctttgacgagaatcaaacctaaaatctcttatttacaagtgaagatgaatattatTATAGGTGATTAAAAGTGGGAAGCGACTTCCTATGCTACATCATGAAGCTGACGTCGTAAAAGTGTAATTAACCAAAGGGAAAGGGATCATCTCTGGATCCCTTTCACTAAATCCACTAAAGTCAAGGAATTCAAACTCTTAAAATTTGGTCTAAAGGTTAAAGTTGCTATAATTTTTAAGGTAAATcttagtttactaccctcatatttcgtggttttcaacatttggtacatgaagtttttttcgttccagagtcatacctaaagtgttaattttgagaCAGTCTCATATATATGTTAGCTTagctgttaagtctcccgttaactgatgatgtggcgcccATGTAGACAATGACTGGACGCCACGTGGAAATTAAGGGTTCcacatggaaattaaaaattcaaaaaaataattatttaaaggaaaaaaaaacccaaatccccttcatcttccccagaatCCCAACCTGTGCCCACTCTCCCATCCCCATCACCCACCCATTCCCCATCCCTCATCACCCGCAACCACCTCCCCTTTCACTTAACAAAACAGGGGGTTGATGGAGATGAGAATCCAGCCGTTGTCACTCAAATTCGACGAAACGGTCTCCATCGAATCGAAGCTTAATGGGTTTAATGGGTTCATGGGAGTCCTATACGCAATGAGGAACGTGAACTCACTGCTACTAATGATCCTACTGTACAAGCTGGTGTTCTGCTGGCCGGAGGAGGAGTCGTTCATGGTATCAACAACGAGGCTGCAACAAAAGGTTGCGGCGGAGATCATGTAGATTAGGAAGATGTTAGGGGTTCTGATGTCGGAGTTCAAGAGGTCGAATGCGGCGATGGAAGAGCTGAGGGGATTTGGAGATAAGGGGACCATAGGGGGTGGTGGAGTGGGAGGAGGAAGGCGACGGCGGGGTTTTTGGGATGGGAGAAGGGGGTGGGCTCGGGTGGGATGGAGGTGTAGTGGGGAGGGAAGCGGTTGCGAGTGATAGGGGATAAAGGAAGGGATGAATGATGGGGGTAGGGGTGGGAGGTTGGGCACGAGTAGGGATTCCGGGGAAGACGAAGgggatttatttttttttttttacttttctttaaataattattctttcaaatttttaattttcatgtgGATCCCTTAATGACATGTGACgcctagtcattgtccacataggcgtcacgtcatcagttaacgggaaACTTAACAACCAGATTAATGGATGTACGAGATTGtctcaaaattaacactttaggtatgactctaggatgaaataaacttcatgtaccaaatgttgaaactACGAAATTTGAagatagtaaactgagatttaccctaAATTTTTAAAGACACCTGTTTTtaactgttggatcaaatttgattgGCTCAGATCCCTTGTGGATTTGCGGAAGGGTTCCGGAGCCCTTTCCTAACCAAAGCAGTTCCTTCTTTCTCATACCGCTAAACCATCCCTCCCTTCGCTTTCTCCCCGCTCAGCCGCCGCCCTCACTCATTCAGtcattctctcactctctctctctctctctcagttagCAAAATGATAAAGCGGCGATTCTACAAGCTAGAACATGGCGACAGAGATGGCCCCTCCAATTCATCTTCATCCTCGTCGGATTCTGAAATGGAACCACAAGCCACAGACGACtcggatgaagaagaagaagaagaatatgatgCAGTCCAAGAACTCAAGGACGATGCTCAGTCCTGCTCTACCTCTTCTGGTTTTCTCTTCCTTCCCTGCCCTttaattatcatttttttttacatttatatgattttttttgttaacttaTTTTCTGAATTGATTAAAAGAAAAGGTGGGTATTGATTAATATTGGCTGAAATTCAATTTTTCTTCTGGTTTTTTGATTTCCAGGATATCAAAGTGAGGATAGCTCTGCGACTGAAGTTCCTGTTGATTCATCAGGTAAGGCTTGTTTGGAAGAATATAAgcattttttgttttcagtGAAGTTTTAGTTGTTTCATGGATATAGAGTTTTCTATTTGCATTTTTGCATTGATGTTATGGATTGTTCTATCGGGATACATTGTCTATTGAAACAACAAGTTTTCGCTACATCAGTTCGGATTGTAGAGTCTATCATAACATTCCCACCCTTGTTAGTTTTTGCCTTCCTCCTTCCATAGCACTACTCCCTCccgaaaaattgaatgaaagtgAAAGAAATAGTCGGAAAATGAGGAGAAAATACGGGCTTATCAGTTTTACTTGATGTATTATCGTGCATAAAAGTCGTAACTCTCATCCTTAGGAGTGCTGTAAAGTTGATATGAAAATTAGGATTCAACTTCCAATCACAAAACACGCAGCATCTTGTTATGCCGTTTTGCTTAAAAAATAGATGTTACTACAAGATAGATGCTTACGTGGACTCAAGTATAGATCATGAAAGTTCGAATTTCGTAGAATAGTGCAGGTAACTACAACTTAATGATAGTTACGGGTTGAAATTCTTCACTCACAACTGTTGCCTTCACTCAGGGTGCTATAAAACTTCTCACAAAAGGTTTTTGCATCATATGGTCATATAATGTTGCACATAAGTAGAACTTCAGGACAGTGTTCGGGTGACCTTCTTAACTcacacaaatatttccttcggGAAGCTATCCATAAAAGGTTACACCTTTCTATTTCTGAATGGTTTTAGGATGAAATATAAGATTGTAATTCTAATTACAACCAAGTGTCCAAAGAAGCATTAGTACCTCTTATCATTTTGGAATTATGGAACCGTGCAAGATATTGTTATCCTAGAAAGTTAAACAAGGGGAAATTTGTATCATAACTATCACAACTTGATTGATTTGCTTGCTTGAGTGCATTCTATATCTTAATGTTTGACCAGAATGATTACGCTTATGTTTTGACAAGATACATGACATCATTTTTCATGTCAGGTCTACCAATAACTGAAGATGATGATGCTTCAACCGGACATGAAAGACCGGCTCTTATGGTCGATCAGTTGCTTATTAAAAGTGGTTCAAAATTACCAGAGGAAGAATCTAAAATCATGCCAGACGAGGAGTCAATACCAGTAGATTTACCAGACTGTATCGTGAAATGCAAATCAGCTTTTAAATGCAGGTTATGCCCTAGAATTGTCTGTTTGAATGAGGAGAGTTTAAGGGCTCATCTGAAATCCAAGGTAAGATGTGTGGCTTACGTATCTTTCTATAGAGTTAAATCATCAGTTGGTATTTGCTACCTCAATTTTTTGTCATTGTATACGACTTGCTACTATTTCTTACCTTGATTAGATTGCATTGGTTATCTGTTTCATTTTGTGGTTAAGAAAATATGATGCTATCCGCTTTCTTCCTTTTGACTGTCTCGGATATGAGATCATTTCCAATATGCAGAACTGGTAGTGCAAAATGAAGAAGCGCCAGACTGATTGATACAGATTGATACAGCTTTGTTGTGTTTGCTAGCCTGCATTTAATTGAAGAATCGCCAGCAATTTTATGTTGTCTTATCAAGACAATTACCAGTGACTAATTATATTGTTGTTATTATTGCAGAGACATGCTCGATCTGAGAAACTATTGGACGAAGGTAGGCTGAAGACCATACTGAACGCTGATGGGAAAATTGATGAAGAAGAGACCCCTGCTTTATATGCTAAAATTCTAGCTAATTCACAGGTAAGTCTCCCATTGATAAAATAAACTAGAAAATATGTCGAGTGGGCATGCAGGAAGC
This window harbors:
- the LOC126583168 gene encoding 2-hydroxyacyl-CoA lyase-like, with protein sequence MGESTTTALDGNQLIAKALARFGVDHMFGVVGIPVTSLANRAVSLGIRFIAFHNEQSAGYAASAYGYLTGRPGVLLTVSGPGCVHGLAGLSNAMTNAWPMVMISGSCDQKDFGRGDFQELDQIAAVEPFSKFSAKAKSIKEIPDCVFQALAEAGSGRPGGCYLDFPSDVLHQTISEAEAESLLATAADKFGESESEKVLKVQNSQIDEAVSLLRHAERPLIVFGKGAAFARAENELGKLVERTGIPFLPTPMGKGLLPDTHELAATAARSLAIGKCDVALVVGARLNWLLHFGEPPKWSKDVKFILVDVSKEEIELRKPHLGLVGDAKLVLEKINLGIKDDPFCLGRSHSWVAAISSKVKDNVSKMEAQLAKEVVPFNFLTPMKIIRDAIAGLGSPAPILVSEGANTMDVGRSVLVQTEPRTRLDAGTWGTMGVGLGYCIAAAVASPDRLVVAVEGDSGFGFSAMEVETLVRYQLPVVVIVFNNGGVYGGDRRSPDEISGPYKDDPAPTSFIPNAGYHTLIEAFGGKGYLVGTPEELKSAISESFSARKPAVINVVIDPYAGAESGRLQHKN
- the LOC126583172 gene encoding uncharacterized protein LOC126583172, encoding MIKRRFYKLEHGDRDGPSNSSSSSSDSEMEPQATDDSDEEEEEEYDAVQELKDDAQSCSTSSGYQSEDSSATEVPVDSSGLPITEDDDASTGHERPALMVDQLLIKSGSKLPEEESKIMPDEESIPVDLPDCIVKCKSAFKCRLCPRIVCLNEESLRAHLKSKRHARSEKLLDEGRLKTILNADGKIDEEETPALYAKILANSQGMPRKKSKRQDKNGSKKKRTRYGGKQSKGNPSKRRRG